A genomic region of Entelurus aequoreus isolate RoL-2023_Sb linkage group LG19, RoL_Eaeq_v1.1, whole genome shotgun sequence contains the following coding sequences:
- the gpr52 gene encoding G-protein coupled receptor 52, whose protein sequence is MNLSDATADPVLAGNGSLGNVFSGATNHSCPLGWGLKGSLEACILETAVVVLLTVLIITGNLTVIFVFHCAPLLHHYTTSYFIQTMAYADLLVGLSCLVPTLSLLHYPASVQEPITCQVFSYVISVLKSVSMACLACISVDRYLAITKPLSYNQLVTPCRLRGCITLIWVYSSLVFLPSFFGWGKPGYHGDIFEWCAHSWPTSALFTGFVVCLLYAPAALVVCFTYYHIFRICQQHNREISERRARFPSQEMETVEGGADGQQGGHGPDRRYAMVLFRITSVFYMLWLPYIIYFVLESSHVLDSPALSFITTWLAISNSFCNCVIYSLSNSVFRLGMRRLSQTICSFSHCAADDRDFGKPKPRKRANSCSI, encoded by the coding sequence ATGAATTTGTCTGATGCAACGGCGGACCCAGTGCTCGCAGGAAATGGCAGCCTTGGCAATGTTTTTTCTGGTGCCACGAACCACTCCTGTCCCTTAGGATGGGGGCTGAAAGGAAGCTTAGAAGCTTGTATCCTGGAGACTGCTGTCGTCGTACTTTTGACAGTGCTCATTATTACTGGTAACTTGACAGTAATTTTTGTGTTCCACTGTGCCCCGCTACTGCATCACTACACCACCAGCTACTTCATCCAGACTATGGCCTATGCTGACCTTCTGGTAGGTCTCAGCTGCCTGGTACCCACCTTGTCTTTGCTCCACTACCCAGCAAGTGTCCAGGAGCCCATCACATGTCAGGTGTTCAGCTATGTCATCTCAGTTCTCAAAAGTGTTTCAATGGCTTGTTTGGCCTGTATCAGTGTGGACCGCTATCTGGCTATAACTAAACCACTATCCTATAACCAACTGGTAACACCATGCCGGCTACGGGGCTGCATCACCCTCATATGGGTTTACTCTAGCCTTGTTTTTTTGCCCTCTTTCTTTGGATGGGGCAAGCCAGGCTATCATGGGGATATTTTTGAGTGGTGTGCCCATTCGTGGCCCACTTCTGCCCTCTTTACAGGCTTTGTGGTGTGCTTACTCTATGCTCCTGCTGCCCTTGTGGTCTGTTTTACCTACTATCACATATTCCGCATTTGCCAGCAGCACAACAGGGAGATCAGTGAACGACGGGCGCGTTTTCCTAGCCAAGAGATGGAAACTGTTGAAGGAGGGGCTGATGGGCAGCAGGGAGGACATGGACCAGATCGGCGTTACGCGATGGTGCTCTTCCGCATCACCAGTGTTTTTTATATGCTCTGGCTGCCCTACATCATATACTTTGTGTTAGAGAGCTCCCATGTCCTGGATAGCCCTGCTCTCTCCTTCATCACCACTTGGCTAGCAATCAGCAACAGTTTTTGCAACTGTGTCATCTACAGCTTGTCCAATAGCGTCTTCCGCTTAGGCATGCGTCGGCTCTCACAGACAATTTGCTCTTTCAGCCACTGTGCCGCT